A DNA window from Haliovirga abyssi contains the following coding sequences:
- the flhB gene encoding flagellar biosynthesis protein FlhB yields the protein MLEYKIGYSINLQLFAEGEKTEEATPRRREESRKKGQVAKSPDLAQTATLLVGIIVLKIMFKFMYKMLYVNFKNSFYNMDITKFTIEKLEEIFLKDALLFFIVISPILLAILISGVLANYIQVGFLFTTEPLKPSFSKINPISGLKNMFSLKKLVELIKTIIKLIIIGIYGYSVVKSNYNSILKIPFLNFFDGFILIFKIVYDVVLKIAMALFVLAVVDYFYQKWEYDKSLKMSKQEIKEEMKQTEGNPQLKAKMRAMQRDMIRRRMIEEVPKATVIITNPTHLSVALKYDNTMSAPVVIAKGADNIAFRIREIAKENDIPIVENKPLARALYKSVEIGDEVPEEYYKAVATILQHIYYN from the coding sequence TTGTTAGAGTATAAAATCGGTTATTCGATAAATTTACAGCTATTTGCGGAAGGCGAGAAAACAGAAGAAGCTACTCCAAGAAGAAGAGAAGAGTCTAGGAAAAAAGGGCAAGTCGCTAAAAGCCCAGATTTAGCTCAAACAGCAACATTATTAGTGGGTATAATTGTATTAAAAATAATGTTTAAATTTATGTATAAAATGTTATATGTGAATTTTAAAAATAGTTTTTATAATATGGATATAACAAAATTTACAATAGAAAAGTTAGAAGAAATTTTTTTAAAAGATGCTTTACTATTTTTCATAGTTATTTCTCCGATTTTATTAGCAATTTTAATATCTGGAGTTTTAGCTAATTATATTCAAGTTGGTTTTCTATTTACAACAGAACCTTTAAAACCTAGTTTTAGTAAGATAAATCCAATAAGTGGATTAAAAAACATGTTTTCATTAAAAAAACTAGTAGAACTAATAAAAACAATAATAAAATTAATAATAATAGGAATTTATGGATATTCAGTTGTTAAATCAAATTATAATAGCATTTTAAAAATACCGTTTTTAAATTTTTTCGACGGTTTTATATTAATTTTTAAAATAGTATATGATGTTGTTTTAAAAATAGCTATGGCATTATTTGTATTAGCTGTTGTAGATTATTTCTATCAAAAATGGGAATATGACAAAAGTTTAAAAATGTCAAAACAAGAAATAAAAGAAGAGATGAAACAAACAGAAGGGAATCCACAATTAAAAGCTAAGATGAGAGCAATGCAAAGAGATATGATAAGAAGACGAATGATAGAAGAGGTTCCAAAGGCTACTGTTATAATAACAAATCCAACACATTTGTCAGTAGCTTTAAAATATGATAATACAATGTCAGCACCAGTAGTAATTGCAAAAGGGGCTGATAATATAGCTTTTAGAATAAGAGAAATAGCTAAAGAAAATGATATACCAATAGTAGAGAACAAACCATTAGCTCGTGCTTTATATAAATCAGTTGAGATAGGGGATGAAGTTCCAGAAGAATATTACAAAGCAGTTGCTACAATATTACAACATATTTATTATAACTAG
- the flhA gene encoding flagellar biosynthesis protein FlhA, which yields MAQNERLGLLVPIFMLGVILMFFIPLPTFLLDTFQALNITISVTVFLLSMYTKEALDFSIFPTLLLVTTLFRLALNVSSTKLILSLGTAFNGKVVRSFGNFVVGGNYIIGIILFLILVIIQFMVITKGSERVAEVAARFTLDAMPGKQMSIDADYNAGLITEDEARDRRKKVQTEADFYGAMDGASKFVKGDAIAGIIITFINVIGGLIIGVITRGEPIVDAAATYTILTIGDGLASQIPALLISVATGIIVTRTTSEADFGSDLIRQFFQEPRILYMVSGVLVVMGIIPGMPKVPFFILSLSFGTIGYIMNKNILEAEKIAVEEKRSSESNEEMSQPEEVKDLLKVDEMELELGYSLIPIVDTSQGGDLLERITIIRKQLAIELGIILPPIRIRDNMQLNPNEYSIKIKGTAVTKGEIMIGYYLAMNPGGAEEINGIPTVEPAFGLPAIWIGEEQREKAEMIGYTVVDPTSVLATHLTETIKKYAPEILSREMVKELIENIKTEYSVVVDEVYPKKFELGEIQTVLQNLLNEGVSIRNLQLILEIMADASKITTNVDILSEYVRSGLSRQICSTIVAPDDKIHVVTLNPNLEIELKENIQETDFGSYLNIDPEKSNKIIVKISEEAKNSTNMGYQPIVLTSPEIRKPLRRLIERDLKQVMVISYNEIISEIDLEAVGMVSVE from the coding sequence ATGGCTCAAAATGAAAGATTAGGATTATTAGTACCAATATTTATGCTTGGTGTAATATTAATGTTTTTTATACCGTTACCAACATTTTTATTGGATACATTTCAAGCTTTAAATATTACTATATCCGTTACAGTATTTTTGTTATCAATGTATACTAAAGAGGCATTGGATTTTTCTATATTTCCAACTTTGCTATTGGTAACAACTCTTTTTAGATTAGCGTTAAATGTTTCTTCGACAAAATTAATTTTATCTTTGGGAACAGCATTTAATGGAAAAGTGGTTAGAAGTTTTGGTAATTTCGTAGTTGGGGGAAATTATATTATAGGGATTATACTTTTTTTGATACTTGTTATTATACAATTTATGGTTATTACGAAAGGGTCAGAAAGAGTTGCAGAGGTTGCTGCAAGATTTACATTAGATGCGATGCCTGGGAAACAAATGAGTATAGATGCTGATTATAATGCAGGACTTATTACAGAAGATGAAGCAAGGGATAGAAGAAAAAAAGTTCAAACGGAAGCAGATTTTTATGGAGCTATGGATGGAGCTTCTAAGTTTGTAAAAGGTGATGCAATAGCAGGAATAATTATAACTTTTATAAATGTTATAGGAGGATTGATTATTGGTGTTATAACAAGGGGAGAACCAATTGTAGATGCAGCAGCAACATATACAATATTAACAATTGGTGATGGTTTGGCTTCTCAAATACCTGCACTATTAATATCAGTAGCTACAGGTATTATTGTTACTAGAACAACTTCAGAAGCAGATTTCGGTTCAGATTTAATAAGACAATTTTTTCAAGAACCTAGGATCTTATATATGGTATCTGGAGTATTGGTCGTAATGGGAATTATTCCAGGAATGCCTAAAGTACCATTCTTCATATTATCTTTAAGTTTTGGAACTATAGGATATATAATGAATAAAAATATTTTAGAGGCAGAAAAAATTGCAGTAGAAGAAAAAAGAAGTTCTGAATCTAATGAAGAGATGAGTCAGCCAGAAGAGGTAAAAGATTTATTAAAAGTGGATGAAATGGAGTTAGAATTAGGATATAGTTTAATTCCAATTGTAGATACATCTCAAGGAGGAGACCTTCTAGAGAGAATTACTATTATAAGAAAACAATTAGCAATTGAATTAGGAATAATATTACCACCAATTAGAATAAGGGATAATATGCAGCTGAATCCTAATGAATATTCTATTAAAATAAAAGGAACAGCAGTAACAAAAGGGGAAATAATGATTGGCTATTATTTAGCTATGAATCCAGGTGGAGCAGAAGAGATAAATGGGATTCCAACAGTTGAACCAGCATTTGGATTGCCAGCAATATGGATAGGAGAAGAACAAAGAGAAAAAGCTGAAATGATAGGATATACAGTTGTAGACCCAACCTCAGTTTTGGCTACACATTTAACAGAGACTATAAAAAAATATGCACCTGAAATATTAAGTAGAGAAATGGTAAAAGAATTAATTGAAAATATAAAAACAGAATATAGTGTTGTTGTAGATGAAGTTTATCCTAAGAAATTTGAATTAGGAGAGATTCAAACTGTTTTACAAAATTTATTAAATGAAGGTGTATCAATAAGAAATTTACAACTTATTTTAGAAATAATGGCAGATGCTTCAAAAATAACTACAAATGTAGATATATTATCAGAGTATGTAAGAAGTGGATTGTCAAGGCAAATTTGCTCAACAATAGTTGCTCCAGATGATAAAATTCATGTAGTGACATTAAATCCAAATTTAGAAATAGAATTAAAAGAAAATATTCAAGAAACTGATTTTGGAAGTTATTTAAATATCGATCCAGAAAAAAGCAATAAAATAATAGTGAAAATAAGTGAAGAAGCTAAAAACAGTACAAATATGGGATATCAACCAATAGTATTAACAAGTCCAGAAATTAGGAAGCCTTTAAGGAGACTTATTGAAAGAGATTTAAAACAAGTAATGGTTATCTCATATAATGAAATAATATCTGAGATTGATTTAGAAGCAGTGGGGATGGTGAGCGTTGAATAA
- a CDS encoding chemotaxis protein CheA — MDMSQYMSVFIDESREHLQLLNESLLEFEKDNENLSIVEVIFRSAHTLKGMAATMNFTRTAELTHHMENVLDLIRNNKLKSSATIVDTLFECLDTLTLLIDEVIEDGEETTDIEDLSNRLEKLTKGEPLEDSKAEKIEGQGSSLKSNKIEFNEFEKQLLDEAESKKMNAYVIEVVLDEGCLLKAARTYMVFRNLEEIGEIIKSEPSAQDLEEEKFDNSFEVVLLTDKKEEEVKGSILSISEISEVIITNVKDLEKEGNKEIKVNEKSSNSSKKAENSKSTKKEKKSANKKIVVKKTPTVRVDTDKLDKLMNLVAELVINKTRLSQIGLEYNLPDLSETLAHVDRVTSDLQAVVTKVRMVPIENVFNRFPRMIRDLSKDLNKEIELLIEGKETELDRTVIDEIGDPLVHLLRNSLDHGIELPEEREKSGKIRQGTILLKAEHEGNNVVITIADDGKGIDTKVIARKAIEKGLVKEEELELMSKEEILKFIFAAGFSTMEAVTELSGRGVGMDVVRNKIEGLNGQIELSSEVGEGTTTRIKLPLTLAIIEALLIKLQEEIYAIPLANIVETIDISPKDIKGVQNEDVIVLRGEVVPIINLNEVLDVPGYKKLDEETYIVVIVKIGSKKIGLIVDSLIGQQEIVIKSLGKLFTGIRGITGATVLGTGEVAIILDVLTLI; from the coding sequence ATGGATATGTCACAATATATGTCAGTTTTTATTGACGAATCAAGGGAACATTTACAATTACTAAATGAATCATTATTAGAATTTGAAAAAGACAATGAGAATTTGTCTATAGTAGAGGTTATTTTTAGATCAGCTCATACTTTAAAAGGTATGGCAGCTACTATGAATTTTACAAGGACAGCTGAATTAACACATCATATGGAAAATGTGTTAGACCTTATTAGAAATAATAAATTGAAATCTAGCGCTACTATAGTAGATACTCTATTTGAATGTTTAGACACATTAACATTATTAATAGATGAAGTTATAGAAGATGGAGAAGAGACAACCGATATAGAGGATTTAAGTAATAGATTAGAAAAGTTGACAAAAGGAGAACCGTTAGAAGATTCAAAAGCAGAAAAAATTGAAGGACAAGGGAGTTCATTAAAAAGTAATAAAATAGAATTTAATGAATTTGAGAAACAGCTTTTAGACGAAGCAGAATCGAAAAAGATGAATGCATATGTTATTGAAGTGGTGTTGGACGAAGGATGTTTATTAAAAGCAGCAAGAACATATATGGTATTTAGAAATTTAGAAGAAATAGGGGAAATAATAAAATCAGAACCATCTGCACAAGATTTAGAAGAAGAAAAATTTGATAATTCATTTGAAGTTGTGCTATTAACAGATAAAAAAGAAGAAGAAGTAAAAGGATCGATTTTGTCTATAAGTGAAATATCAGAAGTGATAATAACTAATGTGAAAGATTTAGAAAAAGAGGGAAATAAAGAAATAAAAGTTAATGAAAAAAGCTCTAATAGTTCTAAAAAAGCGGAAAATTCTAAATCAACTAAAAAAGAAAAAAAATCTGCTAACAAAAAAATTGTTGTGAAAAAAACTCCAACAGTAAGAGTTGATACAGATAAATTAGATAAATTAATGAATTTAGTTGCAGAGTTAGTAATAAATAAAACTAGGCTATCTCAAATAGGTTTAGAATATAATTTACCAGATTTATCTGAAACATTAGCTCATGTAGATAGGGTTACATCAGATTTACAAGCTGTAGTAACAAAAGTAAGAATGGTACCAATTGAAAATGTGTTTAATAGATTTCCTAGAATGATAAGAGATTTATCAAAAGATTTGAATAAAGAGATAGAATTATTAATTGAAGGAAAAGAGACTGAATTAGATAGAACAGTAATAGATGAAATTGGGGACCCTTTAGTTCATTTGTTGAGAAATTCCCTTGATCATGGAATAGAATTACCAGAAGAAAGAGAAAAATCTGGAAAAATAAGGCAAGGTACCATTTTATTAAAAGCGGAACATGAAGGGAATAATGTTGTTATTACAATTGCTGATGATGGTAAAGGGATAGATACTAAAGTAATAGCAAGAAAAGCAATAGAAAAAGGACTTGTAAAAGAAGAAGAACTAGAACTAATGTCAAAAGAAGAAATTTTAAAGTTTATATTTGCAGCTGGATTTTCTACAATGGAAGCAGTTACAGAATTATCTGGACGTGGAGTTGGAATGGATGTTGTAAGAAATAAGATTGAAGGTTTAAATGGACAAATAGAACTCTCTAGTGAGGTAGGGGAAGGAACAACAACAAGAATAAAATTACCTTTGACGTTAGCCATAATAGAAGCTTTATTAATAAAATTACAAGAAGAAATTTATGCAATACCATTAGCTAACATAGTAGAAACAATTGATATCTCTCCAAAAGATATAAAAGGAGTTCAAAATGAAGATGTTATAGTTTTGAGAGGAGAGGTTGTTCCAATTATAAACTTAAATGAAGTATTAGATGTGCCAGGTTATAAAAAATTAGATGAAGAAACATATATAGTTGTAATTGTAAAAATAGGAAGTAAAAAAATAGGATTAATTGTAGATTCATTAATAGGGCAACAAGAGATAGTAATAAAATCTTTAGGAAAATTATTTACTGGAATAAGGGGAATAACAGGAGCTACAGTATTAGGAACTGGAGAAGTAGCAATAATATTAGATGTATTAACGCTTATATAG
- a CDS encoding protein-glutamate methylesterase/protein-glutamine glutaminase, with translation MIKVLVVDDSIFMRNIISDMLAEEHDIEIVGKARNGKEAIRLNRELSPDVITLDVEMPVMNGLEALKEIMKDKPTKVIMVSSLTSEGAIETIEALENGAFDFVQKPSGTISLDIRTVKKDLLEKIRVSLKANIKILETSAKDEKVKLSKFMFNKPKKTVEKFHRNSNKIVAIGISTGGPKALQNIIPELPQNINAGILIVQHMPPKFTKSLADRLDLLSNIRVKEAEDGDEVVNGQAYIAPGNYHMVVKDERGKKIIRLNQEANYSGHRPSANVLFKSVAEIYKKEAVGVIMTGMGGDGAEYLKVMKENGAKTIGQSKDTCVVYGMPRVANELGAVDYVEDLMNIPQRIVKLVGGDR, from the coding sequence ATGATAAAAGTGTTAGTAGTTGATGATTCTATATTTATGAGAAATATTATATCTGATATGTTGGCAGAAGAACATGACATTGAAATAGTTGGTAAAGCCAGAAATGGGAAAGAAGCTATAAGATTAAACAGAGAGCTGTCTCCAGATGTAATAACTCTAGATGTAGAAATGCCTGTGATGAATGGATTAGAGGCTTTAAAAGAAATTATGAAGGATAAGCCTACAAAAGTTATTATGGTAAGTAGTTTAACATCTGAAGGAGCAATTGAGACAATAGAAGCTTTAGAAAATGGAGCATTTGATTTTGTACAAAAACCATCAGGAACAATCTCTTTAGATATAAGAACAGTAAAAAAAGACCTACTTGAAAAAATAAGAGTTTCATTAAAAGCGAATATAAAAATATTAGAAACAAGTGCAAAAGATGAAAAAGTAAAGCTTTCTAAATTTATGTTTAATAAACCTAAAAAAACAGTAGAAAAATTTCATAGGAACAGTAATAAAATTGTTGCAATAGGTATTTCTACTGGGGGTCCAAAAGCACTACAAAATATTATCCCTGAGTTACCTCAAAATATAAACGCAGGGATATTAATAGTACAACATATGCCACCTAAATTCACAAAATCTTTAGCAGATAGATTAGATTTATTAAGTAATATAAGAGTAAAGGAAGCAGAAGATGGAGATGAAGTTGTAAATGGGCAAGCTTATATTGCTCCAGGAAATTATCATATGGTTGTAAAAGATGAACGCGGAAAGAAAATAATAAGATTAAATCAAGAAGCGAACTATTCAGGGCATAGACCATCAGCGAATGTTTTATTTAAGTCTGTAGCAGAAATATATAAGAAAGAGGCTGTAGGAGTTATAATGACTGGAATGGGAGGGGACGGAGCAGAGTATTTAAAAGTTATGAAAGAGAATGGAGCAAAAACAATAGGTCAAAGTAAGGATACATGTGTTGTTTATGGTATGCCGCGTGTGGCAAATGAATTAGGAGCAGTTGATTATGTAGAGGATTTAATGAATATTCCACAGAGAATAGTAAAATTAGTAGGGGGGGATAGATAA
- the fliQ gene encoding flagellar biosynthesis protein FliQ, with amino-acid sequence MSEELIMKLVTDALMLILKITLPVLIVGLTVGLMVGIFQATTQIQEMTLSFIPKIIAVFLVIFLLGHWMLITIVEYTKNLFELISTLR; translated from the coding sequence ATGTCGGAAGAATTGATAATGAAATTAGTGACAGATGCATTGATGTTAATTTTGAAAATAACTTTGCCAGTTTTAATAGTTGGTTTAACAGTTGGTTTAATGGTAGGGATTTTTCAAGCAACTACACAAATTCAAGAAATGACGCTAAGTTTTATTCCTAAAATAATAGCAGTGTTTTTAGTTATTTTTTTGTTGGGACATTGGATGTTAATTACAATTGTAGAATATACAAAAAATTTATTTGAACTTATTTCAACACTAAGGTAG
- the fliR gene encoding flagellar biosynthetic protein FliR has product MNFLYNNVIFFLLIFLRLSGILFFTPVYSSNSINRRVKIGFLILIAFLIYPVVPKDISILRNLTFFNLILISIKEVLIGAIIGFFVLLIFSTVQTASQIYSMDMGFGMVNIFDPVSQIQAPVLGQLNYLFILGIFLITGEYRRIFEVLVSTFYKYKIGNISYHYGTLAKNMADSFAYYFMVSVKIALPVLGILFIVDVTLGVMARIAPQMNVFFIGMPLKILVGLLFLITFIPYLFTYLNHLLNNGYIKLLYIIQKVVT; this is encoded by the coding sequence ATGAACTTTTTATATAATAATGTAATATTTTTTTTGTTGATTTTTTTAAGGCTAAGCGGAATACTTTTTTTTACTCCTGTTTATAGCAGTAATAGTATAAACAGAAGAGTTAAGATAGGATTTCTTATTTTAATAGCTTTTTTAATTTATCCAGTTGTACCAAAAGATATATCTATTTTGAGAAATTTAACTTTTTTTAATTTGATACTAATAAGTATAAAAGAAGTTTTAATTGGCGCAATAATAGGTTTTTTTGTATTGTTGATTTTTTCTACAGTACAAACAGCATCTCAAATATATAGTATGGATATGGGATTTGGAATGGTAAATATATTTGATCCTGTTTCACAAATACAGGCACCTGTATTAGGGCAGTTAAACTATTTGTTTATATTGGGAATATTTTTAATAACTGGTGAATATAGAAGAATATTTGAAGTTTTAGTATCTACTTTTTATAAATATAAAATAGGCAATATTAGTTATCATTATGGTACTCTAGCTAAAAATATGGCAGATAGTTTTGCATATTATTTTATGGTTTCTGTGAAAATTGCATTACCTGTTTTAGGAATATTATTTATTGTAGATGTTACATTGGGGGTTATGGCAAGAATAGCTCCACAAATGAATGTTTTTTTTATAGGTATGCCATTGAAAATTTTGGTGGGGCTTTTGTTTTTAATCACGTTTATTCCGTATTTATTTACATATCTGAATCACTTATTGAATAACGGATATATAAAATTATTATATATTATACAAAAGGTTGTGACTTAA
- a CDS encoding MinD/ParA family protein, translating into MDQAEKLRELVRNKEKNVGDKLQYKNAKVFAITSGKGGVGKTSLAVNVAAFLSKIGKKVLIIDADLGLSNVEIMLGITPNHTIRDLIKNNKDIKEVITKGPFNLDFISGGNGFLEMAELSDVEREEILIKLQKLDEEYDVILIDTGAGISKNVISFLMVADEIIVITTSEPTSITDAYSVIKIVKDKIEKPDLGIIINRVKNIIEYKKASSLLINTSKDFLEMNIKNIGFIYEDSCVRNTIFKKTPFVIYYPDSQATGCIKYIVEKLEFNYEEKTSGLITKFRSWFKNVGR; encoded by the coding sequence ATGGATCAAGCAGAAAAATTAAGAGAATTAGTAAGAAATAAAGAAAAAAATGTTGGTGATAAACTACAATATAAAAATGCAAAAGTATTTGCAATTACATCAGGTAAAGGAGGCGTGGGAAAAACTAGCCTAGCAGTTAATGTGGCTGCATTTTTATCTAAAATTGGAAAAAAAGTATTAATTATAGATGCAGATTTGGGATTATCTAATGTAGAAATAATGCTAGGAATAACTCCAAATCATACAATAAGAGATTTAATTAAAAATAATAAAGATATAAAAGAGGTAATAACAAAAGGACCATTTAATCTAGATTTTATATCAGGAGGAAATGGATTTTTAGAAATGGCAGAACTTTCAGATGTAGAAAGGGAAGAGATACTGATAAAATTACAAAAATTAGATGAAGAATATGATGTGATTTTAATAGATACTGGTGCAGGGATATCCAAAAATGTGATTTCATTTTTAATGGTAGCAGATGAAATTATTGTTATAACTACTTCTGAACCTACTTCGATTACAGATGCATATAGTGTTATAAAAATTGTAAAAGATAAAATAGAAAAACCAGATTTAGGTATTATAATAAATAGAGTTAAAAATATAATTGAATATAAAAAAGCTTCAAGTTTATTAATAAATACTTCAAAAGATTTTTTAGAAATGAATATAAAAAATATAGGTTTTATATATGAAGATAGTTGTGTTAGAAATACTATATTTAAAAAAACACCATTTGTTATATATTATCCAGATAGTCAAGCAACAGGGTGTATTAAATATATTGTGGAAAAGTTAGAATTTAACTATGAAGAAAAAACCAGTGGTTTAATAACAAAATTTAGAAGCTGGTTTAAAAATGTTGGTAGGTGA
- the fliP gene encoding flagellar type III secretion system pore protein FliP (The bacterial flagellar biogenesis protein FliP forms a type III secretion system (T3SS)-type pore required for flagellar assembly.) encodes MKSKLKVLFFFIIISFSLYAEQKIAIPKFNFGIGASKSPDDLVTSLQILMGLTILTIAPSIIIMTTSFIRIIIVLHFVRQALGVQQMPPNQVLVGLALFLTFFIMEPTANDIMQNGINPYLNKKISQETLFKNIENPLKKFMLKQTRVKDLELFVKLSKTKKVKSRKDLSVWIVTPAYIISELTRGFEIGILIFIPFIIIDMIVATVLMSLGMMMLPPVMISIPFKLLLFVMVDGWNLIINSLVKSFN; translated from the coding sequence ATGAAGAGTAAATTAAAAGTTTTATTTTTTTTTATTATAATATCGTTTAGTTTGTATGCAGAGCAAAAAATTGCTATTCCAAAATTTAATTTTGGAATAGGTGCATCAAAGTCTCCAGACGATTTAGTTACAAGCTTGCAAATCTTAATGGGATTAACAATTTTAACAATTGCTCCATCTATAATAATAATGACTACTTCTTTTATAAGAATTATTATAGTATTACATTTTGTAAGGCAGGCTTTAGGAGTGCAACAAATGCCCCCAAATCAAGTTTTGGTTGGGCTAGCACTTTTTCTTACTTTTTTTATAATGGAGCCAACAGCTAACGATATTATGCAAAATGGAATTAATCCATATTTGAATAAAAAAATAAGTCAAGAGACACTATTTAAAAATATTGAGAATCCTCTTAAAAAATTTATGTTAAAGCAAACGAGAGTTAAGGATTTAGAATTATTTGTAAAACTATCTAAGACTAAAAAAGTAAAATCAAGAAAAGACTTGTCTGTATGGATAGTGACACCAGCATATATAATAAGCGAATTAACAAGAGGATTTGAAATTGGAATTTTAATTTTTATTCCTTTTATAATAATAGATATGATAGTGGCTACAGTTTTAATGTCTTTAGGGATGATGATGTTGCCGCCAGTTATGATATCTATCCCATTTAAGCTTCTGTTATTTGTAATGGTTGATGGGTGGAATTTAATAATTAATTCTTTAGTAAAAAGTTTTAATTAG
- a CDS encoding AAA family ATPase: protein MSAGQMKIKNMKTYIEDEYTIAYKKARKELGSELIMIERENVKVGGFFGLFSKKKVKVTFGIEDVPKKKFKQEKDSANKEVIELLKSMGYMDSNNNVIKGKVETSITTNENNSLNNIGIYNPYKNNVQNINNINKQEEKIEDVKEKIKKELTEELKKEIFKEGIAKEEVVTKNKDKDELLKILRDSEISEEYCDEIVEYFVKNEFNSTNYKKGLIKYFYENILTNGGIKDEKFIMLVGPTGVGKTTSCAKIIANYWNSGEDVAFITSDNYRLEAVSQLKAYANIMRVPVEVIKKSDELKNAIEKFKEKKLVLMDTAGRSPKNTEQIKELEEYVTKNNGKMAVYLVLSATSKLSVMVDTIEKFKYLNFSSIIFTKLDETTNIGALLTVSKKYNIAISYITTGQKVPDDIEVASNDRLAKIFSEELD from the coding sequence ATGTCAGCTGGGCAAATGAAAATAAAAAATATGAAAACTTATATAGAAGATGAATATACAATTGCATATAAAAAAGCTAGAAAAGAATTAGGTTCTGAACTAATAATGATAGAGAGAGAAAATGTAAAAGTTGGTGGCTTTTTTGGATTGTTTTCTAAGAAAAAAGTAAAAGTTACATTTGGAATAGAAGATGTTCCTAAAAAAAAATTTAAGCAAGAAAAAGATTCTGCTAATAAAGAAGTTATAGAATTACTAAAAAGTATGGGGTATATGGATAGTAATAATAATGTTATAAAAGGAAAAGTGGAAACCAGCATTACAACTAATGAAAATAATTCATTAAATAATATAGGAATATATAATCCATATAAAAATAATGTACAAAATATTAATAATATAAATAAACAAGAAGAAAAAATAGAAGACGTAAAAGAAAAAATAAAAAAAGAATTAACAGAAGAGTTGAAAAAAGAAATCTTTAAAGAAGGAATAGCAAAGGAAGAAGTAGTAACTAAGAATAAGGATAAAGATGAACTATTAAAAATATTAAGGGATAGTGAAATATCAGAAGAATATTGTGATGAAATAGTAGAATATTTTGTTAAAAATGAATTTAATTCTACAAATTATAAAAAAGGACTTATAAAATATTTTTATGAAAATATTTTGACAAATGGCGGAATAAAAGATGAGAAGTTTATTATGTTAGTTGGTCCAACTGGAGTAGGAAAAACTACTTCTTGTGCAAAAATAATTGCAAATTATTGGAATTCAGGAGAAGATGTTGCTTTTATAACATCAGATAATTATAGATTAGAAGCGGTAAGTCAATTAAAGGCATATGCTAATATAATGAGAGTTCCAGTAGAAGTTATAAAAAAATCAGATGAATTAAAAAATGCTATTGAGAAATTCAAAGAGAAAAAGTTAGTATTAATGGATACAGCAGGAAGAAGTCCTAAAAATACAGAACAAATAAAAGAGTTAGAGGAATATGTAACAAAAAATAATGGAAAAATGGCGGTATATTTAGTTCTTAGTGCTACGAGCAAGCTATCGGTAATGGTTGATACCATAGAAAAATTTAAATATTTAAACTTTTCTAGTATAATTTTCACAAAATTAGATGAAACTACTAATATTGGAGCACTATTAACGGTTTCTAAAAAGTATAATATAGCAATATCTTATATAACAACAGGACAAAAAGTACCAGATGATATTGAAGTTGCTTCAAATGATAGATTGGCAAAAATCTTTTCTGAGGAGTTAGACTAA